One part of the Mariniflexile litorale genome encodes these proteins:
- the cysC gene encoding adenylyl-sulfate kinase, whose translation MNKNVIHQDYKISRLDRQKMHKLNAMLIWFTGLSGSGKSTLANLVEVELYNLGISTYTLDGDNIRRGINKNLGFSSEDRTENIRRIAEISNLFIDAGIVVLGAFVSPYLLDRENIKKTVGADNFIEIYVNTSLEECERRDVKGLYKKARAGEIQNMTGINAPYEPPTCADIEIITDNETIEVSLQKIMNYISQKIKKINE comes from the coding sequence ATGAACAAGAATGTAATCCATCAAGATTATAAGATAAGTAGATTGGATCGCCAAAAAATGCATAAGCTTAATGCTATGCTAATTTGGTTTACTGGATTATCGGGTTCAGGAAAATCTACATTAGCTAACTTAGTAGAAGTTGAACTGTACAACTTAGGCATCTCTACCTATACTTTAGATGGAGACAACATACGACGAGGTATAAACAAAAATTTAGGCTTTTCTAGTGAAGACAGAACCGAAAACATTCGAAGAATTGCTGAAATATCTAATTTATTTATAGATGCAGGGATCGTTGTATTAGGTGCATTTGTATCTCCTTATTTATTAGATAGAGAGAATATAAAAAAAACGGTAGGTGCGGACAATTTTATTGAAATATACGTTAACACGAGCTTAGAAGAATGCGAACGCCGTGATGTTAAAGGCCTTTATAAAAAAGCCCGTGCAGGTGAAATACAAAATATGACGGGCATAAATGCGCCTTACGAACCTCCAACCTGTGCAGATATAGAAATCATAACGGATAATGAAACCATAGAAGTATCACTACAAAAAATAATGAATTATATCTCACAAAAAATAAAAAAAATTAATGAGTAA
- a CDS encoding DUF2061 domain-containing protein has protein sequence MFKINKRHLAKTMTWRAIGTLDTFLLSWYISGDIFTGVKIGATELITKMILYYFHERLWFNSKIKNSNSRHIIKTFSWRAIGTLDTIMLSWLISGNPLIGLKIGSAEIITKMSLYFFHEKLWYRINYGLDKRDPKERDPKSQKKQYEQECNPSRL, from the coding sequence ATGTTTAAAATTAACAAACGTCATTTAGCAAAAACCATGACTTGGCGGGCTATTGGTACTTTAGATACCTTTTTGTTATCATGGTATATATCAGGAGATATATTTACGGGTGTTAAGATTGGTGCTACAGAGCTGATAACAAAAATGATATTGTACTACTTCCATGAAAGACTTTGGTTCAATTCAAAAATAAAAAACAGCAACAGCAGGCATATCATTAAAACATTTTCTTGGAGAGCCATAGGTACTCTAGATACCATTATGCTGTCTTGGTTAATTTCTGGCAATCCTCTAATAGGGCTTAAAATAGGAAGTGCAGAAATAATAACAAAAATGAGTTTATACTTTTTTCATGAAAAATTGTGGTACCGAATTAATTATGGATTGGACAAAAGAGACCCAAAAGAAAGAGATCCAAAATCCCAAAAAAAACAATATGAACAAGAATGTAATCCATCAAGATTATAA